ttaccattaTTAGTCCCACCTTCTTTCTGTgattgtaacataaaaaaaaatcatgttaaaaatgacatcacaatcaacaaAATAAGAGATTGAACAACAGTAAAATAAGATTATTAAGACGTTAAGCCAATAAAACCCAAAACATATGCACATGGTTTTGGTATTTCAACATAGACATAATACTTAGACAATGATCACTGTCAGTCCTTAGCCTTAGCAGTTTTTACATCTTTGATACACAATTATCAAATCAGTAACATAAAGAGTAAGAAGATGATTTTTAAGGCATTTGATTTGTGTCATTACATCTTTTTTAGTGGCAAGATAGAGTTATTTGCTTATGGTCTATGTTTAACAATTCTGGCAttatatatagctactgttTTCTACCCTAGATGCTACCATTCTggcattatttatatatacagtaaaacccctataactcgaacagcaggggaccaggtcaatagttcgaggtatacggggtattcgactcatccgaggttggtaaCGATCGACAGTCGAAATGTCCGgtttcaaactatgacaaacaatgcatggcaatgacattttaattaccctatcttttagcattttggatttctttatttaagtgttttattgatagcaatatcaagttggaaaaaaaatgtataacataaatttagcgTTTGAAAAAGCTAACGAGAAAGCCCTAAATCAAATGTTATTCACATCAGAGTAAGCGATCGTCATCTAGGTCAATGTACAATCCATATTGGTTACAtacaataaagttattaaccagcatattTACGGACATAAGAAATGATATCTATAGATGTCTATTTAGTAAAAGCGTAACGTTGAGTTACATGTGTTTACGAGTAAagctacaaaatacaatttacgggaaaagatacggaactcactgataaaatgtactttgcatatatcgtttgatatcgtttacatctttcgGCGAATAACATTGTGCtagcctgtcgaatgaaaccaacaaagaaataaaaaaaaataaacttttataattaggcggacgtcagcaatatcttccgcctcttttgtcatttcacaatgcgtactttcGATTAACACGATCAACAACTTCCGTATTTACAGCGAAGATTATTATGAAAGAAACATCAATAACCTTTTctgaaatttttaaataaagttagcatcaaaCAAAGACTTGCGATCatgtaggtaggtaataatgacaccgttaatttccttaattacctaaaggcttGACACGCCAACCGTATAAACACAAGAACTtgagcaattatccatgtcggtcggtgcagtcaggtgtgacacaggtaaaaaaatctcaagggccgaacacctgttcgacgaatacatgggtaaatactatgtatttgatgaaacggggtcatatttctgttcgaggaataaggggtattcgacaAATAGCTGTTTGAGCTATCCGGTGTTTTGTTACAAAGATTATATATAGAGACAGTATTATAGATGTTGTTTTCCACCCTAGGTATTACCAGGCATTATAGATATTGTTTTCCACCCTAGGTACTACCAGATATTATAGATATTGATATCCACCCTAAGTACTACCAGATATTATAGGTATTGTTTTCCACCCTAGGTACTAACAATTCTGACATTATAGATATTGTTTTCCACCCTAGGTACTAACAATTCTGACATTATAGATATTGTTTTCCACTCTAGGTACTACCATTCTGCTGCCTGTATTCCTATAAAGAGACAGCTATTTATCTACGGAGGGTTCATCAAGGATAGAGCTAGTACCCAGGACAGTGATGGTACCCAGGACACAGCTGGTAACCAGAAATACCGAACAAAATACCGAGCTTCAAATGAGCTGTGGAGCTTCTCTATCGGCGGCAGGAAGTGGACACGTATGTCGGTAAGTCAAGGATCATCATATCCTCTGTATAATATTACAGTAATTCTGATTTGGATTTCAGGTCTATTAATTACCAGGTTCTACTTaaagttacattttaaaatatttactgtCTGTGGCTTATTGACAGTAAATGCATGGagttaaaattttgaaacagTTAATGCATagaattcaaattttaattgaaGGTTGTTATACTAATTGTATAGGTATAGTAATTAGCATGTACATGTCACTGTATGACACTGGTTCAAATGTCTGTTAACTAcatcttatatttacattcataaAGGTCCCAGCACTAGTTAAGCCTGTAGCTGGACACACTATGACTAGGATCGAGGAAACACAGCTTCTTATCATCGGGGGATTCTCTACAGAAAACTACTTCTCCAACAAGATTTACAAGTTTGATACCAATGTAGAACATGGGAAAGCGTGGTCTGAGTATGGCCGAGGCAGTCTAGATGGAGCAGTGCCGTTAGGTATGGAGTGGTACTGATGTATAGTTTATAACAAACAGCATTAAATCTACAGTGAAAAAAATTTCTGATGACAAAATGACGAGTGTCAAACCTCAACTACTTTAGTATacataaacaaatgttttgtcaataaactGAACAGGGATTATCAGGCTGATTTTTCAAGAATGTCATTTTTTGTTGGGAACACTTTTAAGTTTGAAAGTTGAAATTACACAAGGATGACTTTGATTTTAACAGGTTTATATGGCCATACAGCAGTTTACCACGAACAGACTAATGCCATCTACGTCTATGGTGGGATGCTGTTTCACATCGATAAGTTCTCTGTCTCTAACCAGCTGTATGTGTTAAATCTAGAGGGGGACCGAATGGAGTGGAATGTCCTTCAGGCTGAGGAGGGTAGTGAGGTAAAGATTAAATGTAGAGGAGGATAGAATAGAATGAAATATCCAAATTACTTAGAAGGGTCAACTTCAGAGTTagcatcaaaataaatatacttttgTAGCTTGATGATAAGAAAAGTGTGGTTAACATTTATGAGGATGTATTTTTTCTACACGTGCTGCCTGTAAATCATATTGTATTAAGTGAGTGTAATGTTGTAGATGGATGCCCGTTTCCTACACACGGCCGTCGATATGGGAGATTACATGGTGGTGATGGGAGGACGTACAGACAGTTCTAACTTCTCCAACAGTATCCTCATTTATCGTTACCTGTGTAACTACTGGCACAAGTTTTGATTTAGGAGGTAAGTAAATCACATGTCTTCAGATAACATGTATCTGATTTAGGAGGTAAGTAGATCCCATGGCTTCagactacatgtatctgatttTGGAGGTAAGTAGACCACATGTCTTCagactacatgtatctgatttAGGAGGTAAGTAGATCCCATGGCTTCAGATTACATGTATCTGATTTAGGAGGTAAGTAGACCACATGACTTCAGACTACATGTATCTGGTTTGGAGGTAAGTAGACCACATGGCTTCagactacatgtatctgatttTGGAGGTAAGTAGATCCCATGCTTCAGACTATATGTATCTGATTTAGGAGGTAAGTAGACCCATGGCTTCagactacatgtatctgatttAGGAGGTAAGTAGATCCACATGGCTTCagactacatgtatctgatttAGGAGGTAAGTAGATCCCATGTCTTCAGATTACATGTATCTGATTTAGGAGGTAAGTAGATCCCATGGCTTCAGATTACATGTATCTGATTTAGGAGGTAAGTAGATCCCATGGCTTCagactacatgtatctgatttttttacatgtattgattACATGTTTTAGGAGGTAAGTAGACCACATGGCTTCAGATTACATGTATCTGATTTAGGAGGTAAGTAGACCACATGGCTTCAGATTACATGTATCTGATTTAGGAGGTAAGTAGATCAACCACATGGCTTCAGATTACATGTATCTGATTTAGGAGGTAAGTAGACCACATGGCTGATTTTCAGACCATTACATGTATCTGATTTAGGAGGTAAGTAGATCACATGTCTTCAGACTACATGTATCTGACTTAGGAGATAAGTAAATCACATGACTTCagactacatgtatctgatttAGGAGGTAAGTAGATCCCATGGCTTCAGATTACATGTATCTGATTTAGGAGGTAAGTAGACCCACATGGCTTCagactacatgtatctgatttAGGAGGTAAGTAGACCACATGGCTTCAGACTACATGTTTCTGATTTAGGAGGTAAGTAGACCACATGGCTTCAGATTACATGTATCTGATTTAGGAGGTAAGTAGACCACATGGCTTCAGATTACATGTATCTGATTTAGGAGGTAAGTAGACCACATGGCTTCagactacatgtatctgatttAGGAGGTAAGTAGATCCCATGGCTTCagactacatgtatctgatttAGGAGGTAAGTAAATCACATGGCTTCagactacatgtatctgatttAGGAGGTAAGTAGACCACATGGCTTCagactacatgtatctgatttAGGAGGTAAGTAGATCCCATGGCTTCagactacatgtatctgatttAGGAGGTAAGTAGACCACATGGCTTCagactacatgtatctgatttAGGAGGTAAGTAGACCACATGTCTTCagactacatgtatctgatttAGGAGGTAAGTAGATCCCATGGCTTCAGACTACATGTATCTATGATCTGGAAAGTCATACTCCCACGTTATCAGCCactaacaattaaaaataaaaatattgttgtgATACTAAACCCAAAGTTTATTTTACAGATTTGGCCTTTAGCAGACCTCTCCATTCAGTTGTAGCCCCCAGCTCAGCAGTGGTCAACAATAGTATTTATGTGATGGGAGGGCTTGACCACTTTGTCCATAGCGAGGTCATCAAGCTTGACCTTCCCAGTGATGTGTGTAGTCTGATCGGAGACCTGAACCGCTGTATCAACTCGTCGGGCTGCTCGGCTTGTATCTTGTCATCACCTGGGATCCAGAACAGGACATTTTGTTACTCAAACAGCCCACCCAGAACCACCACTGTACGTTTAACTCGTGATAGGAcagggaaaaaaatattttaaggttGACTTTGACATGGAGTAAAGGTCTACATTAAAGGTCAAAGTcaataatgttctaaatattATCCAATTGGCAATTAGTTTTAGGCATACACTTTTACACTTTTAATAATAGTAAATAGAATACCATATTGAAAGCTGTCAACTACTGATAAAACTAAATACACGTCATTGAAAAATTACTGCAACTTTGAACTAAAGATCTCTCAAAAGGCCTTCGATCTTCCTTTGAACGTAAAATATTAACTCTCGTAGTAAACAAAACCATGGCTACAGTGGCACCTAGAACGTTTCgtgttatcagtataaaatCCACTGCTCTCACCTGGCTACCTTTCCTCACTTCAAACGAAAGAATTCAAAGGTCACCAACTGTGACAAATTCAGGTGAATTTAAAGGTAACTGTGACAAATTCAGGTGAATGTCAAAGGTAACTGTGACAAATTCAGGTGAATTAAAAGGTAAACTGTCGACAAATTCAGGTGAATTCAAAGGTAACTGTAGACAAATTCAGGGTGGCTTGAATGAGTGAGTCAATTCGTTATTTTGAAAGGTAACTGTGACAAAACTCATagcatgtatttttttataaatgacgTGGTCACATCCtgtatggtcacatgtttcatacctgtccCCAATTCGCGTATATTCAAGAATTTCGTAACCCTGGAGTAAAATAGGCGGTTCTTTAGTGttgggcctctttaggggtaatgaatgccctgtttatttataaaatgtaccgttgtatgcatgtacagttagaatgtacaaccgctagtgcattattcAAGCtaaagatttgtttcaattattctataatattatgctaccggtcaattcatacaccgttcatgatgtatatatttatagattttttaacttgtaaatgtttttgttcTTGTACATGTTAATGGTAGTGTTATACATCATACATTGTattaggatttacattgtaggtataattggtaaaattgtatggTATATGTTCTGATTTACACATTATAACATATGATTGAACATGTAGGTTTTAAgctgttctttagatatatttgggaGGGACACATACAGATATTTGCATAGGTTCTTGCCtaaatacacatacataaaTAGTGTTGTGATACTTGTGTATGTACTGCTCGCATGAAACTATATATTCATGTAATTATAGAAAATCACTGCAGCAAAGTATGATTTATAATCATAGGATTTCTTGTTGGAAAATATGGTGGGATAACTAGCATGTTGATGTATCTTTCATAGAGAACATAATTGGCATTCTATCGGGATATTTATTTCAGTGGACACATTGGCAAACTTATAAGTGTTGTTCTCTTACTGGAGAAATTACATTTGAAGGGCATATTCGAGTCTGTAGACGATAGAACTTCTACCTTTAGTTGTCTATTTTTATGGATAAGCCCACACCTTATTGTAAATTGATTGGGTCAATCATTTGATGACATTCAATACTGTATAAATTGTAGGCGTGTAAAATGTTTGGTTTCTTTTTTTCAGGGCTCACATGCATGGCAttgtgacatgaatacagaaagttcatcNNNNNNNNNNCAgaaaaaacttcgaaacatcgagactttcgaattattcgtggttaAAATTAGACAgatgttttttttaccatgaccaactgtggtagttgtgtacatgtcgtctccgtttcgtaaactttataatcattgtatttaccacaagcaaaacaaaataaaaacgaagtatgcaattaatcacatgtattgctatcgttagcaatacatacgtatattataaacaaggacttacgtgtactaggcctaacccatgtacaactgttcgtttggtgactatttaagcgatagttaatattacggaatgaatataaaaacgaaaacacgttgtaaaaacgaaactaaaaagaaggaaccgaaagcgctacaactcctacaaaatacttcgatttagaatgatcgatttgctccagtatttatgccaaagttgttCAATGTACCAGTTTTGAGCATGAGTTACTAATAAATgtgtggctcgctatttaccgttccataaattctacaaaccgctaccaatggtGGCGGAGAACATCAAAAAagactaactgtatctttgccgtactaacGATTTAATAACGCatgttgtaaaaacaaagcacagGGTATCGAcctgattagtgatattaattatcttgatgatatcaggctagcaacacaagctgtcataatccctattgtccggcgaagggccgtcgcgagacagctacAATAATGTACAGGCtgtaggtgtgacagcatgccgtggggtatcggcgaacacctgatctgtacaggtaaatttttattcgaatcatcgagtgtcagttacctatgattctataacaaatggtccatgaaaaaagttcgatataTCGAGAACtacgattcataaaacttcgattcatacatgggttagttagtaatgttatatagtgaagaaattccggaccagacaaaaagtttgatacagcgagaaatttgattcatctaagttcgaatcatcgaggtttgactgtagttagtCACACTTAAACTACATTTCTGTCTTTGATCTATGATGGACAAATTTCAGTCTCTTCAGCTCTTTGTTTATGAGCCATCAACAGAATTCATATGACTTAAAACTATCATGCCTATCTTGCAGTTACAAATAATTCATGTTGCAAAAAGTTTTTGAACCCTTTAATTTTCAGGACAAGTATTCGTGTAGATGCCAGGCTAACTTTGATGGAGGAGCTAATTATACTATAGAGTTGTTACCCTGGTTCTACCAGGCGGTGCCGCGCCTCCGGGGACTGTTTGGTCAGTGGAATAGGTACGGCCACACCCTGACAGCCTGTGGGGATGAGCTTATCTACATGTTTGGGGGACACTCTTTAGAGAAAGGACTTCTCAACGATCTGTGGGTGTTCAACATCACCAAGAACAAGTGGAATCAGATCATGCCTATCACTATAGATGAGCCGGAAGGCAGGTATGGTATCATTAGCAGTATTAGTCATCTTTCAATGCGTTCGATACTATACTTTGATGAGTTTTTTAGGATAGTTGTACTAAAACTTTCAATGCCAGGCTGTCATTGAATAATTCTCTTCTAAGCTTAAATAGTAAATAGAAAGCTGTCAGATTCAGGCTCTAGGATCATGAAAGAATCTTACACTTAAGTTTAGACTCAGCCAATTGTTAAAGATGTATCTTTTTGTAGTGACATCTTTGATCAGATTAGTCTAagcttaaagggacatgaacctaaataaaccatgtaaatttgaataaaatacatatttaagacgtgtcagataccttacttaagtaatatatatcagtaattgtgcaaatgtgtcaaataaaataattataatggaaattccatctttctgtattttgaaccggcctggtcgaattttgtaacgatagtatagtTGTGTTAAACTTTAGtaacctcccacaatgcactgcacaaattaaattaatgtaaacaaaatggtgggtcaaaaacgtgggtgaagcgaacaccaacgaattctgatagaaaacagtgtacaTCATGAGTCAGTTACATGCGTGATttggaaagtaggtaaatataaatggatcgctgaaatgcaagagacgggagcaacttgCATGATGTACATAcgtgcaataagtcaggaacctcctATTGCAgtgccctgtcgaatgaaaagtctcgtttgatttttgacttatcattcttacgctaaatacgAATTGTttgataacaaatatggcttaaacttcatttgtcaaccatcttaaattagaaaataatcttaaattgtggaaaactaatattccttgtcatgtcagcaagtttaatgttcattataacctcgcttttggccagctttcgttttgtgttccaaaaattgaattatgacagtctatttttatcatttttgaggtaggttTTCCCCACATTTTCCTgccgttttagataaccaatcattgtaataaaatattcaataaacatctgaaaaccatatctaagcatacagaacaacttgaataaggttcatgtccctttaaaacgGGTTTGGACTtcagattgtttcatgatcccaTAGCCAGATGAAGCTTGGAATTTTATATAGCTTTATGGTTATAAGGTTTAAAATCAATGTGGGTGATTAAAGATACCAAAAAAAGATgtataaagtacaatttaccattaTTAGTCCCACCTTCTTTCTGtaattgtaacataaaaaaaaaaatcatgttaaaaatgacatcacaatcaacaaAATAAGAGATTGAACAACAGTAAAATAAGATTATTAAGACGTTAAGCCAATAAAACCCAAAACACATGCACATGGTTTTGGTATTTCAACATAGACATAATACTTAGACAATGATCACTGTCAGTCCTTAGCCTTAGCAGTTTTTACATCTTTGATACACAATTATCAAATCAGTAACATAAAGAGTAAGAAGATGATTTTTAAGGCATTTGATTTGTGTCATTACATCTTTTTTAGTGGCAAGATAGAGTTATTTGCTTATGGTCTATGTTTAACAATTCTGGCAttatatatagctactgttTTCTACCCTAGATGCTACCATTCTggcattatttatatatacagtaaaacccctataactcgaacagcaggggaccaggtcaatagttcgaggtatacggggtattcgactcatccgaggttggtaaCGATCGACAGTCGAAATGTCCGgtttcaaactatgacaaacaatgcatggcaatgacattttaattaccctatcttttagcattttggatttctttatttaagtgttttattgatagcaatatcaagttggaaaaaaaatgtataacataaatttagcgTTTGAAAAAGCTAACGAGAAAGCCCTAAATCAAATGTTATTCACATCAGAGTAAGCGATCGTCATCTAGGTCAATGTACAATCCATATTGGTTACAtacaataaagttattaaccagcatattTACGGACATAAGAAATGATATCTATAGATGTCTATTTAGTAAAAGCGTAACGTTGAGTTACATGTGTTTACGAGTAAagctacaaaatacaatttacgggaaaagatacggaactcactgataaaatgtactttgcatatatcgtttgatatcgtttacatctttcgGCGAATAACATTGTGCtagcctgtcgaatgaaaccaacaaagaaattaaaaaaaataaacttttataattaggcggacgtcagcaatatcttccgcctcttttgtcatttcacaatgcgtactttcAATTAACACAATCAACAACTTCTGTATTTACAGCGAAGATTATTATGAAAGAAACATCAATAACCTTTTctgaaatttttaaataaagttagcatcaaaCAAAGACTTGCGATCatgtaggtaggtaataatgacaccgttaatttccttaattacctaaaggcttGACACGCCAACCGTATAAACACAAGAAcgtgagcaattatccatgtcggtcggtgcagtcaggtgtgacacaggtaaaaaaatctcaagggccgaacacctgttcgacgaatacatgggtaaatactatgtatttgatgaaacggggtcatatttctgttcgaggaataaggggtattcgacaAATAGCTGTTTGAGCTATCCGTGTGTTTTGTTACaaagatattatatatagagaCAGTATTATAGATGTTGTTTTCCACCCTAGGTATTACCAGGCATTATAGATATTGTTTTCCACCCTAGGTACTACCAGATATTATAGATATTGATATCCACCTAAGTACTACCAGATATTATAGGTATTGTTTTCCACCCTAGGCACTAACAATTCTGACATTATAGATATTGTTTTCCACCCTAGGTACTAACAATTCTGACATTATAGATATTGTTTTCCACTCTAGGTACTACCATTCTGCTGCCTGTATTCCTATAAAGAGACAGCTATTTATCTACGGAGGGTTCATCAAGGATAGAGCTAGTACCCAGGACAGTGATGGTACCCAGGACACAGCTGGTAACCAGAAATACCGAACAAAATACCGAGCTTCAAATGAGCTGTGGAGCTTCTCTATCGGCGGCAGGAAGTGGACACGTATGTCGGTAAGTCAAGGATCATCATATCCTCTGTATAATATTACAGTAATTCTGATTTGGGTTTCAGGTCTATTAATTACCAGGTTCTACTTAAagttacattttaaatatttactgtCTGTGGCTTATTGACAGTAAATGCATGGagttaaaattttgaaacagTTAGTGCATggaattcaaattttaattgaaGGTTGTTATACTAATTGTATAGATGTAGTAATTAGCATGTACATGTCACTGTATGACACTGGTCCAAATGTCTGTTAACTAcatcttatatttacattcatacAGGTCCCAGCACTAGTTAAGCCTGTAGCTGGACACACTATGACTAGGATCGAGGAAACACAGCTTCTTATCATTGGGGGGATTCTCTACAGAAAACTACTTCTCCAACAAGATTTACAAGTTTGATACCAATGTAGAACATGGGAAAGCGTGGTCTGAGTATGGCCGAGGCAGTCTAGATGGAGCAGTGCCGTTAGGTATGGAGTGGTACTGATGTATAGTTTATAACAAACAGCATTAAATCTACAGTGAAAAAAATTTCTGATGACAAAATGACGAGTGTCAAACCTCAACTACTTTAGTATacataaacaaatgttttgtcATAAACTGAACAGAGATTATCAGGCTGATTTTTCAAGAATGTCATTTTTTGTTGGGAACACTTTTAAGTTTGAAAGTTGAAATTACACAAGGATGACTTTGATTTTAACAGGTTTATATGGCCATACAGCAGTTTACCACGAACAGACTAATGCCATCTACGTCTATGGTGGGATGCTGTTTCACATCGATAAGTTCTCTGTCTCTAACCAGCTGTATGTGTTAAATCTAGAGGGGGACCGAATGGAGTGGAATGTCCTTCAGGCTGAGGAGGGTAGTGAGGTAAAGATTAAATGTAGAGGAGGATAGAATAGAATGAAATATCCAAATTACTTAGAAGGGTCAACTTCAGAGTTagcatcaaaataaatatacttttgTAGCTTGATGATAAGAAAAGTGTGGTTAACATTTATGAGGATGTATATTTTCTACACGTGCTGCCTGTAAATCATATTGTATTAAGTGAGTGTAATGTTGTAGATGGATGCCCGTTTCCTACACACGGCCGTTGACATGGGAGATTACATGGTGGTGATGGGAGGACGTACAGACAGTTCTAACTTC
This genomic window from Argopecten irradians isolate NY chromosome 4, Ai_NY, whole genome shotgun sequence contains:
- the LOC138322002 gene encoding uncharacterized protein, with amino-acid sequence MDARFLHTAVDMGDYMVVMGGRTDSSNFSNRGDLAFSRPLHSVVAPSSAVVNNSIYVMGGLDHFVHSEVIKLDLPSDVCSLIGDLNRCINSSGCSACILSSPGIQNRTFCYSNSPPRTTTDKYSCRCQANFDGGANYTIELLPWFYQAVPRLRGLFGQWNRYGHTLTACGDELIYMFGGHSLEKGLLNDLWVFNITKNKWNQIMPITIDEPEGRYYHSAACIPIKRQLFIYGGFIKDRASTQDSDGTQDTAGNQKYRTKYRASNELWSFSIGGRKWTRMSVPALVKPVAGHTMTRIEETQLLIIGGILYRKLLLQQDLQV